In the genome of Neofelis nebulosa isolate mNeoNeb1 chromosome 8, mNeoNeb1.pri, whole genome shotgun sequence, one region contains:
- the PMM1 gene encoding phosphomannomutase 1 isoform X1, with protein sequence MAVATEGARRKERVLCLFDVDGTLTPARQKIDPEVAAFLQKLRTRVQIGVVGGSDYSKIAEQLGEGDEVIEKFDYVFAENGTVQYKHGRLLSKQTIQSHLGEELLQDLINFCLRYMALLRLPKKRGTFIEFRNGMLNISPIGRSCTLEERIEFSELDKKEKIREKFVEALKTEFAGKGLRFSRGGMISFDVFPEGWDKRYCLDSLDQDSFDTIHFFGNETSPGGNDFEIYADPRTVGHSVVSPQDTVQRCREIFFPETAHEA encoded by the exons ATGGCGGTCGCCACTGAGGGCGCCCGCAGGAAGGAGCGCGTCCTCTGCCTGTTTGACGTGGACGGGACCCTCACGCCGGCTCGCCAG AAAATTGACCCTGAGGTGGCTGCCTTCCTGCAGAAGCTGCGAACTAGGGTGCAGATCGGTGTCGTGGGCGGCTCGGACTACTCTAAGATTGCTGAGCAGCTGGGAGAGGGGGATGAAG TCATCGAGAAGTTTGATTATGTGTTTGCCGAGAATGGGACAGTGCAGTATAAGCATGGACGACTGCTCTCCAAGCAG ACCATCCAGAGCCACCTGGGGGAGGAGCTGCTGCAAGACTTGATCAACTTCTGCCTCCGCTACATGGCCCTGCTCAGGCTGCCCAAGAAGCG TGGAACCTTCATCGAGTTCCGGAATGGCATGCTGAACATCTCACCCATCGGCCGGAGCTGTACCCTGGAGGAGCGAATCGAGTTCTCCGAACTAGACAAG AAAGAAAAGATCCGGGAGAAGTTTGTGGAAGCCCTGAAAACAGAGTTTGCCGGAAAAGGGCTGAGGTTCTCCCGAG GAGGCATGATCAGCTTTGACGTCTTCCCTGAGGGCTGGGACAAGCGCTACTGCCTGGACAGTCTGGACCAAGACAGCTTTGACACCATTCACTTCTTTGGGAATGAGACCAGTCCT GGTGGGAATGACTTTGAGATCTACGCTGACCCCCGGACCGTCGGCCACAGCGTGGTCTCTCCGCAGGATACAGTACAGCGATGCCGAGAGATCTTTTTCCCAGAGACCGCCCATGAGGCCTGA
- the PMM1 gene encoding phosphomannomutase 1 isoform X2 — MQKIDPEVAAFLQKLRTRVQIGVVGGSDYSKIAEQLGEGDEVIEKFDYVFAENGTVQYKHGRLLSKQTIQSHLGEELLQDLINFCLRYMALLRLPKKRGTFIEFRNGMLNISPIGRSCTLEERIEFSELDKKEKIREKFVEALKTEFAGKGLRFSRGGMISFDVFPEGWDKRYCLDSLDQDSFDTIHFFGNETSPGGNDFEIYADPRTVGHSVVSPQDTVQRCREIFFPETAHEA; from the exons atgcag AAAATTGACCCTGAGGTGGCTGCCTTCCTGCAGAAGCTGCGAACTAGGGTGCAGATCGGTGTCGTGGGCGGCTCGGACTACTCTAAGATTGCTGAGCAGCTGGGAGAGGGGGATGAAG TCATCGAGAAGTTTGATTATGTGTTTGCCGAGAATGGGACAGTGCAGTATAAGCATGGACGACTGCTCTCCAAGCAG ACCATCCAGAGCCACCTGGGGGAGGAGCTGCTGCAAGACTTGATCAACTTCTGCCTCCGCTACATGGCCCTGCTCAGGCTGCCCAAGAAGCG TGGAACCTTCATCGAGTTCCGGAATGGCATGCTGAACATCTCACCCATCGGCCGGAGCTGTACCCTGGAGGAGCGAATCGAGTTCTCCGAACTAGACAAG AAAGAAAAGATCCGGGAGAAGTTTGTGGAAGCCCTGAAAACAGAGTTTGCCGGAAAAGGGCTGAGGTTCTCCCGAG GAGGCATGATCAGCTTTGACGTCTTCCCTGAGGGCTGGGACAAGCGCTACTGCCTGGACAGTCTGGACCAAGACAGCTTTGACACCATTCACTTCTTTGGGAATGAGACCAGTCCT GGTGGGAATGACTTTGAGATCTACGCTGACCCCCGGACCGTCGGCCACAGCGTGGTCTCTCCGCAGGATACAGTACAGCGATGCCGAGAGATCTTTTTCCCAGAGACCGCCCATGAGGCCTGA
- the CSDC2 gene encoding cold shock domain-containing protein C2, whose amino-acid sequence MTSEPTSPPVVPPLHSPKSPVWPTFPFHREGSRVWERGGVSSRDLPSPLPTKRTRTYSATARASAGPVFKGVCKQFSRSQGHGFITPENGSEDIFVHVSDIEGEYVPVEGDEVTYKMCPIPPKNQKFQAVEVVLTQLAPHTPHETWSGQVVGS is encoded by the exons ATGACTTCAGAGCCCACGTCACCCCCAGTAGTGCCCCCACTCCACTCTCCCAAGTCTCCTGTCTGGCCCACCTTCCCTTTCCACCGGGAGGGCAGCAGGGTCTGGGAGCGGGGAGGTGTCTCATCTCGGGACCTGCCCAGTCCTCTGCCCACCAAACGGACCAGGACATACTCAGC GACAGCCCGTGCCTCGGCTGGCCCAGTGTTCAAGGGTGTCTGTAAGCAGTTCTCACGCTCACAGGGCCATGGCTTCATCACACCTGAGAATGGATCCGAGGACATCTTTGTGCACGTATCTGA CATCGAGGGAGAATACGTGCCAGTGGAAGGCGACGAAGTGACCTACAAGATGTGCCCCATCCCACCCAAGAATCAGAAGTTCCAGGCTGTGGAGGTGGTGCTCACACAATTGGCCCCACACACTCCCCACGAGACGTGGTCTGGCCAGGTCGTGGGCTCCTAG